The following proteins are encoded in a genomic region of Actinomycetota bacterium:
- a CDS encoding DJ-1/PfpI family protein, giving the protein MAKKILMLVGDFAEDYETMVPFQALQMVGHTVHTVCPNKASGEQIRTAIHDFEGDQTYSEKPGHNFTLNTTFADVDPADYDALVIAGGRAPEYIRLDAKVIEVTRHFAENDKPIASVCHGAQVLAAAGVIDGRRISAYPAVGPDVSNAGAEFADIAIDDAIVDGNFVTAPAWPAHPKWLALFLELLGTEISTG; this is encoded by the coding sequence ATGGCCAAGAAGATCCTCATGCTCGTTGGAGATTTCGCGGAGGACTACGAAACGATGGTGCCGTTTCAGGCGCTCCAGATGGTCGGTCATACCGTGCACACGGTGTGTCCGAACAAGGCGAGCGGAGAGCAGATTCGTACCGCGATTCACGACTTCGAAGGCGACCAGACCTACAGCGAGAAGCCTGGGCACAACTTCACCCTCAACACCACATTCGCCGACGTCGACCCTGCCGACTACGACGCCCTCGTGATCGCGGGAGGACGGGCTCCGGAGTACATCAGGCTGGATGCGAAAGTCATCGAAGTCACGCGTCACTTCGCCGAGAACGACAAGCCGATCGCCTCGGTCTGCCACGGCGCCCAGGTGCTCGCAGCAGCCGGCGTCATCGATGGTCGGCGAATCTCCGCCTACCCGGCCGTAGGACCTGATGTGAGCAACGCCGGAGCGGAGTTCGCCGACATCGCAATCGACGATGCGATCGTCGACGGGAACTTCGTGACCGCACCGGCGTGGCCGGCCCATCCAAAATGGCTGGCGCTGTTCCTCGAACTTCTGGGCACGGAGATCAGCAC